The proteins below are encoded in one region of Centropristis striata isolate RG_2023a ecotype Rhode Island chromosome 12, C.striata_1.0, whole genome shotgun sequence:
- the si:dkey-237j10.2 gene encoding uncharacterized protein si:dkey-237j10.2, translating into MLAEGFLRVLRYREERKFATASKIKRSKAHAHCTDQSSCFLSDSNSPEIQTDSADAGPNQEELNSTEVKGLKVSPQGPAGLLIPGCPPVLPLDLDDCSLLDQYPDLQVADSGRISNNLLRAIAPQHLYTTKPPAPEACRNPDWVPQHGETIPSIPDQGYLVMGDSVNISLDLPGSGLEPMSNSVLNGLLDKKLEEVYMQHLTDLARCNSHLGNSLLHGLVPPVPSSQPQEPDYLGSIVEQGSGGDSNKKISYLSTQNLVPYSSHFSSPVLRISDADTIYPQ; encoded by the exons ATGTTGGCCGAAGGTTTTCTCAGAGTGCTGCGTtacagggaggagaggaagttTGCCACTGCTTCAAAGATAAAGAGATCGAAGGCACACGCTCATTGTACGGATCAGTCGAGCTGTTTTCTCTCCGACTCAAACTCTCCAGAGATACAGACTGACTCAGCCGATGCAG GTCCAAACCAGGAAGAACTAAACTCCACCGAAGTCAAGGGACTGAAAGTGTCACCTCAAGGTCCTGCAGGTCTCTTAATCCCTGGCTGTCCACCTGTCCTCCCTCTGGACTTAGACGATTGTAGCCTCCTGGATCAGTACCCAGACCTGCAGGTGGCCGACTCAGGCCGCATCTCCAACAACCTCCTGAGAGCCATCGCCCCCCAGCACCTTTATACCACCAAGCCTCCTGCCCCTGAAGCCTGCCGCAACCCAGACTGGGTGCCCCAACACGGCGAGACCATCCCATCCATACCAGATCAGGGGTATCTGGTTATGGGGGACAGTGTTAACATCAGCTTGGATCTGCCTGGATCAGGGCTGGAGCCGATGTCTAACTCGGTGCTGAACGGGCTGCTGGACAAAAAGCTGGAGGAGGTGTACATGCAGCATCTGACTGACCTGGCTCGATGCAACTCCCACCTGGGGAACAGCCTCTTGCACGGCCTGGTGCCTCCAGTTCCCAGCAGCCAGCCGCAGGAGCCCGACTATCTGGGGTCCATTGTGGAACAGGGATCAGGAGGGGACAGCAACAAGAAGATTAGTTATCTAAGCACCCAGAACTTAGTCCCCTACTCTTCTCACTTCAGCTCCCCTGTGCTGAGGATTTCAGATGCTGACACTATCTATCCGCAGTGA
- the LOC131981763 gene encoding sodium/hydrogen exchanger 2-like, whose protein sequence is MAVLWTLSLLLSACLFWPACLALTPPAELPQTHNLPPSLGFNSSDGGLSVDLPMALRVFSVDYHHVQAPFEIVLWIMLASLAKLGFHWSGRVPAVVPESCLLIMVGLLVGGVIYGVRHSAPPTLSADAFFLFLLPPIVLDAGYFLPGRLFFENLGTILWYAVLGTLWNVLGIGLSLYGVCLLAQSSLGDVSLLHCLLFGSLIAAVDPVAVLSVFQEMHVNEQLHILVFGESLLNDAVTVVLYKLFESFLRLPSVSGLDVLLGGCRVVVVGLGGLFVGLFFGLVAALTSRFTSRAQVIAPLFVFLYSYLSYLTSEMLHLSGIMAIVACAVTMKQYVEANVSERSNTSIQYFLKMWSSVSETLIFIFLGVSTIQDVHMWSWPFVCSTLLLCLVWRATGVLLLTAVVNKLRRNTVTFRDQFIIAYGGLRGAICFSLVFLIDDFPKKRLFITTTIVVILFTVFVQGMTIKPLVELLDVKRKKRALPTVSEEIHSRLIDHLLAGIEDVVGYWGQHYWKDKFEQFNKKYLRRFLIREDHQARSSILRVYQELERRDQRGDEEAPALVDPRSHSRPLLPEEMDSIRRILSRNLQNFNNKQTPAYSRHTLHQDATLDRTRKPLHRHQSLGERYTYNTQGEDAEFNGSRRVRAGLSRSHTVCSSSPRPFLQDSSAQSRGPVVPTTPPAREQQISPQHAAPVGRAPKKQLSFVLESEKQP, encoded by the exons ATGGCTGTCCTGTGgactctctctctgctgctctctgcctgCCTGTTTTGGCCGGCCTGTCTGGCCCTGACTCCCCCAGCTGAGCTCCCGCAGACCCACAACCTGCCCCCCTCGCTGGGCTTCAACAGCAGCGATGGCGGCCTGTCTGTGGATCTGCCCATGGCGCTGAGGGTTTTCAGCGTGGACTATCACCACGTGCAGGCTCCCTTTGAGATCGTATTGTGGATCATGCTGGCCTCACTGGCCAAGCTGG GTTTCCACTGGTCAGGTCGAGTCCCAGCAGTCGTCCCAGAGAGCTGTCTCCTCATCATGGTGGGCCTCCTGGTTGGAGGAGTGATCTACGGCGTACGCCACTCCGCTCCTCCCACTCTGAGCGCTGATgccttcttcctctttctgctcCCGCCCATCGTCTTGGATGCAGGATACTTCCTGCCAGGGAGGCTGTTCTTTGAAAACCTTGGCACCATCCTCTG GTATGCGGTGCTGGGAACCCTGTGGAACGTGTTGGGCATCGGCCTGTCTCTGTACGGCGTGTGTCTGCTGGCCCAGAGCTCTCTGGGAGACGTGTCTCTGCTCCACTGCCTGCTGTTTGGCTCTCTGATCGCTGCTGTTGACCCCGTGGCCGTGCTCTCCGTCTTCCAGGAGATGCACGTTAACGAACAGCTTCACATCCTGGTTTTCGGAGAGTCGCTGCTCAACGACGCCGTTACCGTG GTTCTCTACAAGCTGTTTGAGTCCTTCCTTCGCCTGCCGTCAGTGTCGGGGCTGGATGTGTTGCTGGGTGGGTgcagggtggtggtggtgggcctCGGCGGCCTCTTTGTAGGCCTCTTTTTCGGGCTGGTTGCGGCCCTCACCTCCAGGTTCACCTCCAGAGCCCAGGTCATTGCCCCGCTCTTTGTCTTCCTCTACTCCTACCTGTCCTACCTGACTTCAGAGATGCTTCACCTCTCTGGTATCATGGC CATAGTGGCCTGTGCTGTGACCATGAAGCAGTACGTGGAGGCCAACGTGTCGGAGCGCAGCAACACCAGCATCCAGTACTTCCTGAAGATGTGGAGCAGCGTGAGTGAGaccctcatcttcatcttcctgGGCGTGTCCACAATACAGGACGTCCATATGTGGAGCTGGCCCTTCGTGTGCTCCACACTGCTGCTCTGCCTCGTGTGGAGGGCCACAG GTGTGCTCCTGCTGACTGCCGTGGTTAACAAGCTGCGGAGGAACACGGTGACCTTTCGAGATCAGTTCATTATCGCGTACGGAGGCCTGAGAGGGGCAATCTGCTTCTCCCTCGTCTTCCTGATTGATGACTTCCCAAAGAAAAGACTCTTCATCACAACTACCATCGTGGTCATCCTCTTCACCGTCTTTGTACAG GGGATGACTATTAAGCCTCTAGTCGAGCTGCTGGatgtgaagaggaagaagagagctCTGCCTACTGTCAGTGAGGAGATCCACAGCAGG CTCATCGATCACCTGCTGGCAGGAATAGAGGATGTGGTCGGCTACTGGGGACAGCACTACTGGAAGGACAA gtttgaGCAGTTCAACAAGAAGTACCTTCGCCGTTTCCTGATCCGTGAGGACCACCAGGCTCGCTCCAGCATCCTGAGAGTTTACCAGGAGCTGGAGAGAAGAGATCAGAGGGGAGACGAGGAGGCGCCAGCACT AGTGGACCCTCGCTCCCACAGCCGTCCCCTGCTGCCAGAGGAGATGGACAGCATCAGGCGGATTCTCTCCAGAAACCTTCAGAACTTCAACAACAAG CAGACACCAGCATACAGCAGACACACTCTGCACCAGGACGCCACCCTGGACAGAACCAGGAAGCCTCTTCACAGACACCAGAGTCTGGGAGAGAGATACACCTATAATACACAG GGCGAGGACGCAGAGTTCAACGGCTCACGCAGAGTGAGAGCAGGACTCAGCAGGTCTCACACAG TGTGCTCCAGCAGCCCGAGGCCCTTCCTCCAGGACTCGTCGGCTCAGAGCAGAGGGCCGGTGGTTCCGACAACCCCACCTGCCAGAGAGCAGCAGATCTCTCCGCAGCATGCAGCACCTGTGGGAAGAGCCCCGAAGAAACAGCTCAGCTTTGTTCTGGAGAGCGAGAAGCAGCCGTGA